The Rhizobium brockwellii genomic interval AGGCTAAGCTCTGCGTCTCGCGTCTGAAAGCCGTGCTCCAATGCGCGTCGAATGCGCCGTCCGGCCTCTTCATGGCGCAGGCTTTCGCCGAAGAGGTCGGAGTCGCGCCGGAAGTCCTCGATCGGCGCAAGGCAGGCGGCGTTCACCCGATCCTTGATAGCGGCGAGCCCCGCGGCCGGGAAGCGCGCGATGCGATGGGCCAGTGCGGTCACGAAATCGGCAAGCTCCAGGGGCGGCAGCGCCCGATTGATCCAGCCGTAGCGCTCGGCGGTATCGGCATCATAATCCTCGGCGGACAGCATGATTTCCAGCGCGCGGCCGCGGCCGACAAGCGGGGCCAGATGCTGGACGCCACCGGCGCCCGGAAGCGCGCCGAAGGCAGCCTCGATCTGGCTGAAGACCGCCGCACCCCGGGCCGCGAAGCGCATGTCGCAGGCAAGGACAAACTCGCTTCCGGCGCCCCGGGCGCGACCCTCGATCTGGGCGATCGATATGAGGCGGCTCTGGCTGAGGTGGCGGAACAGGAGACCGATGGAGGGTTCGCCTGCGAGCCTTGCGGCCTCGTTGCGATACTCGCTGACGCGGGTCACATCGACGTGGGAAATGAAAAAGTCGGGATCGGTGCTGCGGAAGACGACGACCTTGATGTCAGGGTCGCTCTCGGCATGTTCGATCAGCGATACGAAATCCCGAACCAGTTCGGGGCCGATCAGGTTCATCGGCGGTGCGTCGATCTCTGCAAACAGGACGCCTTCAGCACTCTTCGTCTTGATGGTTTCGAGGTTCATGGCAGCAACCCTTCCTTGGCATGGTTTAAAATAAACCCTTCCAAGGCTGAGCAGCAGCCGTTAAAAACGAGAAGCACCCTTTCATAGGTGGAAGGATATGGATCGCCTCGAGGCAATGACAATATTTCTGGCGGCCGTGGAAACGGGCAGCCTGTCGGCGGCCAGCAGGCGCCTGCGTATTCCCCTGGCGACGGTGAGCCGAAGGGTGTCCGAGCTCGAAGACCATTTGAAGTTTCGCCTGTTGGTGCGGGGCAATCGCAAGCTCACGCTCACGCGGGCCGGGCGGACCTATCTGTCCTCCTGCCGACGGATCCTCGAAGACCTGGCCGAAGCGGAACGCGATGCGGCCGGCGAATACGAGACGCCGCGCGGCTTGCTTACGGTCAGCGTGCCGCAGGTTCTGGGGCGCGTTCATGTGATGCCGGTCGTTGCCGAATTCCTGCGCGAATACCCCGACATCCGCGTCAGCGTTCAACTCACCGACCGCAAGATCAGCGTGGGAGAGGAAGGCGTCGATCTTGCGCTTCGCGTCGGCGAACTTCCAGACAGCAGCATGATCGCCTTGCGCGCCGGTTCGTTCGGCCAGGTCCTCTGCGCCAGTCCATCCTATTTCGAGGATCGGCACGTTCCGGAACATCCTGCGGATCTGGCCGCGCATAGCTGCATTGGCTATGAGGGTCTGGCAACCGGAAGGCGCTGGGAGTTCGGCTCCGGCACCGCGCGCCGGACTGTCGAGGTGCCGTGCCGCCTCCTCGTCAACTCGATCGAGGCAGCGTTGAGCGCCGCGCTGGCCGGCGGGGGGATTGCGTGCGTTTTGTCTTACCTGGCCGATGAGCTGGTCGAGGCGAAAAAGCTTGTGACCGTTCTCGACGCTCACGCTCCGCCTGCCATCCCGGTCAGCTTCATTTATCCCGGTCAGCGCCAGGTGCCACTCAAGTTGCGCGCATTTCTGGATTTCGCAGTCCCGCGGATGAAAGACAGATTGCGGTACGGACAGCACTAGAACTGTCAGGCGAAAACGGGGGAGCGCCCGTCATCGGGCGGCGGACGTCGATCTATAGCAGCCAGTGGCCGGTGCAACCCTCACGCCTCGGCGCCTGCCATCCGGTCCATTAAGGAGCATCTGTTGCGCGACATAGCTCCCAAAGGTGGCGTCGCCTTTACGGATCGTAGCCGCGGGCAAGGCGCGCGTCCCGAATTTCAGAGCACGTCGACAATGCGATTTCACGCCAGGTGTTGACGGCGCTGGCGCGGAGTTGGCCGTGGTCTGCGGCAGTGAGATGTTTCCGATGGAGATGAAAGAGGTTGGCGACCTGGCCATGAACCGAGACGAAACGTTGACATTGCCGCGCCGATTTGACGCGCATCATCCGCCTCTCTCGTCGCCGCAGCGGAAGATGAGAATATCCGGCGCGGTTGTTCAACCCCTTGTGCGATCGATGCTCAACGCCGGGTATCAACTCAGCTTTCGCGGCAGCATAGGAGCGCAGCTTGTCGGTGACCATCACCCTCGGCGTGGCACCCTGGCTTTTGAGCAGTTTGCGGATCAGCCGCAGCGCAGCGCTCTTGTTCCTACGGCTTTGTAAAAGCGCATCGAGAATAAAGCCTTCGGCATCGACGGCACGCCACAGCCAGTATTTCCTGCCCTTGATCGATACCACAAGTTCACCAAGATGCCATTTGTCGGCAAAGTTGCCGCGTGATCGCCGCCGGAGTTGATAAGTGAACTTGAGGCCAAATTTCACCACCCATTTCGACACTGTCTGAAACGACACTGCAATCCCGCGTTCGGCAAGCAGGTCTTCGACATCGCGGAGGCTCAGCGGAAATCGGCAATAAAGCCACACGGCATGGGCGATAATCTCGGCCGGAAAACGTTGGCGGTGGTAACGGGCAAGCGGTTCTTCGGTCATGCTGGTCGAATATCGCCTCGATCAGCAAAATCCGTTAAGGCGACGCCACCTTTCAGAGAGATTTCTCTGTCTAAAATAGCAGCCAATCGCTCGGAAAAAGTGTCCTGCGACTCACGGTGTTCTTGGACAGCAATCTTAGCGAAGCTAGATCGATATCGCCGGATCCTCGACGGGGACCGCCCAAGATGAAGACATCGGCGACTGAAACCAACGAGGAGATCGAAAACGATAAGCTGGCTCCTGAGACTAAATCCAGAAGCCACTCTCGCCACCGGATAAGGCGGCATTTCCTTGTTGGCGCACGGCCCTATAGTAATACGCGGTCGGTTTCCTGAACCAGTATTCGCCGCCGGAATCAGCCGGGCCAGCTTGAACCCAGGATGACGCTGCACATATCGACCCGCTGAAACCTCGGGTCCTTGAATGCCAGCACGTCATCATTGAAGGTCCCGAAGGTGGTGTGGGGCCGGTGCTTCATGCCGTGATAGAACGCATTGATGATCCCGTGCTTAAAGTTATCCTCACGCGGAAAAGCCTGGACGACAGCCTGCCGTTCCTCATCGGTGAACTGATCATAGCCGCGGCCGGCCACATCCATGCCGGCGCCGCTCTGAAGCAGCGCGATCTCGGGATCCATGAATTCCGGTATGCCGGGCGTGGTGTGGAGAGCGACCGCGTTCCAGACGATTTGCAGGTCGTTGTTGGTGACGCCGTAACTCTTGAGGAAATCCCGGGCAGCATTGGCCCCATCGACCTCAAAGCGCAGCTGGCTGTTCTCGTAGTGCGCCGTCAAGCCGATGTCGTGGAACATCGCAGCCGTGTAGAGCAGCTCGGGATCGAAGGTCATGCCTTTGCGGCGTCCTGTTATGGCGCCCCAACAAAAGACGCGCGCAGAATGATGGAAGAGCAGGTCGCCCTCCGTGTCGCGAATAAACTGCGTCACATCGCGACTGAGTTTGCTGCCAGGAATTCCTAAGTTGGAAAGCTCGTCTGTGTTCATATCAGTATCTCCTTTGCTGCGAGACCGGTCGATAAATAGCACCCGGCTGGCTAGGCGGCTCAGCATGACTTGGGATATCGCGCCGCGCGGCTCGGTGCCTTGTGGAGCGATATGGCTGTGGTCCGACCGCTTCATTGGTCAGCGCCCGGATCCCGTTCATTTGATCGGGGTGGTAAGGGTAGTCTCGTCAGCATCGACAACGAAGACGGCGAGCAACCTGGCTGGTTTCGTCTTGCTCGCGTTGCGGCTCACCGAGTGGACCGCACCGTGTGGTTCAAACCAGCTGTCGCCGACCTTGTAGATCCTGGTTCGGCCGTCGTTCACCTTCGATTCAATCGCGCCTGCAAGCACATAGGCGTAGATGAAGGCGGATTTGGCGTGGCTATGTGCCGGCGATGCTGCGCCCGGTGCATAATCGACCTCTACGACACGAAACGACTTACCGGGGATATTACCAATCGCCTGATCGAATTTGGGTATGACCGTTTCGACCTGGCCGTCATGGGCAAAGGTATGCCCGCCAAGAGTAAAGGCGAGTGCGACGCAGATCGCGGGGAGGATGGTGCGGATTTTCATGGGTTTCTCCTT includes:
- a CDS encoding cupin domain-containing protein, encoding MKIRTILPAICVALAFTLGGHTFAHDGQVETVIPKFDQAIGNIPGKSFRVVEVDYAPGAASPAHSHAKSAFIYAYVLAGAIESKVNDGRTRIYKVGDSWFEPHGAVHSVSRNASKTKPARLLAVFVVDADETTLTTPIK
- a CDS encoding enoyl-CoA hydratase/isomerase family protein, which translates into the protein MNLETIKTKSAEGVLFAEIDAPPMNLIGPELVRDFVSLIEHAESDPDIKVVVFRSTDPDFFISHVDVTRVSEYRNEAARLAGEPSIGLLFRHLSQSRLISIAQIEGRARGAGSEFVLACDMRFAARGAAVFSQIEAAFGALPGAGGVQHLAPLVGRGRALEIMLSAEDYDADTAERYGWINRALPPLELADFVTALAHRIARFPAAGLAAIKDRVNAACLAPIEDFRRDSDLFGESLRHEEAGRRIRRALEHGFQTRDAELSLAPLLGSLDQ
- a CDS encoding HD domain-containing protein, encoding MNTDELSNLGIPGSKLSRDVTQFIRDTEGDLLFHHSARVFCWGAITGRRKGMTFDPELLYTAAMFHDIGLTAHYENSQLRFEVDGANAARDFLKSYGVTNNDLQIVWNAVALHTTPGIPEFMDPEIALLQSGAGMDVAGRGYDQFTDEERQAVVQAFPREDNFKHGIINAFYHGMKHRPHTTFGTFNDDVLAFKDPRFQRVDMCSVILGSSWPG
- a CDS encoding IS6 family transposase; translation: MTEEPLARYHRQRFPAEIIAHAVWLYCRFPLSLRDVEDLLAERGIAVSFQTVSKWVVKFGLKFTYQLRRRSRGNFADKWHLGELVVSIKGRKYWLWRAVDAEGFILDALLQSRRNKSAALRLIRKLLKSQGATPRVMVTDKLRSYAAAKAELIPGVEHRSHKGLNNRAGYSHLPLRRRERRMMRVKSARQCQRFVSVHGQVANLFHLHRKHLTAADHGQLRASAVNTWREIALSTCSEIRDARLARGYDP
- a CDS encoding LysR family transcriptional regulator, with the protein product MDRLEAMTIFLAAVETGSLSAASRRLRIPLATVSRRVSELEDHLKFRLLVRGNRKLTLTRAGRTYLSSCRRILEDLAEAERDAAGEYETPRGLLTVSVPQVLGRVHVMPVVAEFLREYPDIRVSVQLTDRKISVGEEGVDLALRVGELPDSSMIALRAGSFGQVLCASPSYFEDRHVPEHPADLAAHSCIGYEGLATGRRWEFGSGTARRTVEVPCRLLVNSIEAALSAALAGGGIACVLSYLADELVEAKKLVTVLDAHAPPAIPVSFIYPGQRQVPLKLRAFLDFAVPRMKDRLRYGQH